The Medicago truncatula cultivar Jemalong A17 chromosome 4, MtrunA17r5.0-ANR, whole genome shotgun sequence genome includes a region encoding these proteins:
- the LOC11422279 gene encoding sucrose nonfermenting 4-like protein: MFSPSMDSARDVGGVVAAGTVLIPVRFVWPYGGRTVYLSGSFTRWSELLQMSPVEGCPTVFQVIHNLAPGYHQYKFFVDGEWRHDEHTPHITGDYGIVNTVLLATDPFVPVLPPDIVSGSNMDVDNETFQRVVRLTDGTLSEVMPRISDVDVQTSRQRISTYLSMRTAYELLPESGKVVTLDVDLPVKQAFHILHEQGIPMAPLWDFCKGQFVGVLSVLDFILILRELGNHGSNLTEEELETHTISAWKEGKWTLFSRRFIHAGPSDNLKDVALKILQNGISTVPIIHSSSADGSFPQLLHLASLSGILRCICRYFRSCSSSLPILQLPICAIPVGTWMPKIGETNRRPLATLRPNASLASALNLLVQAQVSSIPIVDESDSLLDIYCRSDITALAKDRAYTHINLDEMTVHQALQLSQDAFNPNESRSQRCQMCLRTDSLHKVMERLANPGVRRLVIVEAGSKRVEGIISLTDIFKFFLC, translated from the exons TGCGGTTTGTGTGGCCATATGGGGGAAGAACTGTTTATCTCAGTGGTTCTTTCAcaag GTGGTCTGAGCTTCTGCAAATGTCACCAGTTGAAGGTTGTCCAACTGTGTTTCAAGTTATTCATAACTTGGCCCCTGGCTATCATCAG TACAAGTTTTTTGTTGATGGAGAATGGCGGCATGATGAGCACACCCCCCATATAACCGGAGATTATGGGATAGTTAACACTGTATTATTGGCTACTGATCCTTTCGTACCTGTTTTACCTCCGGACATAGTTTCTGGGTCCAACATGGATGTTGACAATGAGACTTTTCAGCGTGTG GTCCGATTGACAGATGGTACATTGAGTGAGGTGATGCCAAGAATATCAGATGTTGATGTACAGACCTCACGCCAACGTATTTCTACATACTTGTCTATGCGCACAGCTTATGAATTACTTCCCGAGTCAGGCAAG GTTGTTACCTTGGATGTTGATCTACCAGTGAAGCAAGCATTTCACATACTACATGAGCAG GGAATTCCCATGGCTCCTCTTTGGGATTTCTGCAAGGGGCAGTTTGTTGGAGTTCTGAGcgttttggattttattttaattttaagagaG CTTGGGAATCATGGGTCCAATCTGACAGAAGAAGAGCTTGAAACACATACCATATCAGCTTGGAAGGAGGGAAAATGGACTTTATTTTCAAGACGTTTCATCCAT GCAGGGCCATCTGATAATTTGAAAGATGTTGCTCTAAAGATTCTGCAAAATGGAATTTCAACTGTTCCTATTATCCATTCATCTTCTGCAGATGGTTCATTTCCACAACTACTACATCTTGCTTCACTTTCAGGGATCCTTAGat GCATTTGCAGGTATTTTAGGAGTTGTTCTAGTTCATTGCCCATACTTCAACTTCCAATTTGTGCAATTCCTGTGGGCACATGGATGCCCAAAATTGGGGAGACAAATCGCCGGCCTCTAGCAACATTGAGACCAAATGCTTCTCTTGCTTCAGCCCTAAATTTATTAGTTCAAG CTCAAGTAAGTTCAATACCAATAGTTGATGAGAGCGACTCTTTACTGGATATATATTGTCGGAG TGATATAACAGCCTTGGCAAAAGACAGAGCTTATACACACATTAATCTTGATGAAATGACAGTTCATCAG GCATTGCAGTTGAGCCAGGATGCTTTTAATCCTAATGAGTCGAGAAGTCAAAGATGTCAGATGTGTTTGCGAACTGATTCTTTGCATAAAGTGATGGAACGCTTGGCAAACCCAG GTGTCCGGCGGCTTGTTATTGTTGAAGCTGGCAGCAAGCGAGTTGAAGGCATCATATCACTGACCGACATATTTAAGTTTTTCCTTTGTTAG